The Fulvia fulva chromosome 6, complete sequence genome includes a window with the following:
- a CDS encoding Putative nucleosome assembly protein: MAEEAPQVSYEQLALIEHEFDEIDSEIMRKQYELSKGAYAKRAEAVAKIPSFWALVLEQAPMEVDQYIQPTDSQIFAESLVSLNVSRPELDAGKSNGSSRSLKIRFEFKPNDHFEESVLEKEFSHRRSSDGWQGLVSEPVKITWKKGKDVTEGLTDGALALWEARKKKGDMKATDSKEYTELKKKVEHWNGANTSFFTWFGYVSGRRWVSAEESEAANKEYTEKLQAKKNGTAKAEESEKEDDEEEDDQEDDSEVEVHEAGEDLAISFAEDIWPNAIKFFTQAQESDDLSELDFESDDEMDEDDAEGGDDEPVDIRALVQKDGKGRKRQSDVGPASKKQKK; this comes from the exons ATGGCCGAAGAAGCACCTCAGGTCTCCTACGAGCAGCTCGCTCTCATTGAGCATGAGTTCGACGAGATTGACAGCGAGATCA TGCGCAAGCAGTATGAACTCAGCAAAGGCGCCTACGCCAAACGCGCCGAAGCCGTAGCAAAGATCCCCAGCTTTTGGGCTCTCGTTCTTGAGCAAGCACCAATGGAAGTAGACCAATACATTCAACCTACCGACTCCCAGATCTTCGCCGAAAGTCTCGTCAGTCTGAACGTCTCGCGCCCAGAGCTTGACGCCGGCAAATCCAATGGCTCGTCACGCAGCCTCAAGATCCGCTTCGAGTTCAAGCCCAACGATCACTTCGAAGAGAGCGTCCTTGAGAAGGAGTTCTCGCACAGGCGCTCCAGCGATGGCTGGCAAGGGCTAGTTTCCGAGCCCGTGAAGATCACCTGGAAGAAGGGCAAAGACGTCACTGAAGGCTTAACAGATGGCGCGCTCGCGCTCTGGGAAGCACGCAAGAAGAAGGGCGATATGAAAGCGACAGATTCGAAAGAGTACACCGAGCTTAAGAAGAAGGTGGAGCATTGGAACGGCGCGAACACTTCCTTCTTCACATGGTTCGGGTACGTCAGTGGGCGACGATGGGTCAGCGCTGAAGAGTCTGAGGCAGCCAACAAGGAATACACAGAGAAGTTGCAAGCTAAGAAGAACGGCACAGCAAAGGCCGAGGAATCAGAAAAGGAAGACGATGAAGAAGAAGACGACCAGGAAGACGATTCTGAGGTCGAAGTCCACGAAGCCGGCGAGGATCTGGCCATCAGCTTTGCGGAGGACATTTGGCCCAATGCCATCAAGTTCTTCACGCAGGCGCAAGAGTCCGATGATTTGTCGGAGCTTGACTTCGAGTCGGATGATGAGATGGATGAGGATGATGCGGAAGGAGGTGACGACGAGCCGGTCGACATTCGCGCGCTGGTGCAGAAGGATGGAAAGGGGCGCAAGCGACAAAGCGACGTTGGTCCAGCCTCGAAGAAGCAGAAGAAGTAA
- a CDS encoding Purine-cytosine permease FCY2 yields the protein MAWDEEKQHGQPEELISSIPDRPQRPLTADEKLAATQVNVDSRVPSSESGSENDTTNVYNNVTVTQDNGILSKLRNFEALLDRNLGVESEAIDRKLPQDRKPQPWHAQLNMALLWASGTMNVSCFATGLLGWEFGLSLKQSILIVVFASLLGGAVSGFCATMGAATGLRQISIGRYSMGWWPNRIIAALNTVQQIGWSAVGCITGGLALTAVSDGGVSIIPGIIIIACCSLATSFLGLRAILAYEKYAWLVYFTIFLVIFGETGSSPASVKGADLSGTVLSLLAIVYGSSASWATIASDYYVHYAVDVNRTKVFFMTTFGIAIPTSIGMMAGCVAMNNRPDWKDSYENRGLGFLIRDMLYPSGFAKFILVLLVLSGINMNVLNTYSAGLSCQQFSRPFSKIPRFIWTILCFGVIVALALAGRNHLLTYLQNFLSLLGYWCTSYALFRKGKFANYDLEGWNDPSRLPLGIAGFTAFALGVIAWAMGMVQTWYVGPLGRLIGSSGGDVSNQFALVVTALSYIPMRYLELKYFGR from the exons ATGGCCTGGGACGAAGAAAAGCAACATGGTCAACCCGAAGAGCTCATCTCGAGCATACCAGACCGACCACAAAGACCCCTCACCGCAGACGAAAAGCTCGCAGCCACGCAAGTCAACGTAGACTCCAGAGTGCCATCAAGCGAAAGTGGGAGTGAAAATGACACCACGAACGTCTACAATAACGTAACCGTCACCCAAGACAACGGGATCCTCTCCAAGCTCCGCAACTTCGAAGCTCTGCTCGACCGCAACCTCGGCGTCGAGTCGGAAGCCATCGATAGGAAACTCCCACAGGACCGCAAACCGCAACCATGGCATGCACAGCTTAACATGGCGTTGCTCTGGGCGAGCGGGACTATGAATGTCTCCTGCTTCGCGACAGGTCTCTTGGGCTGGGAGTTCGGCTTGTCACTCAAGCAAAGCATCCTGATCGTCGTCTTCGCCTCTTTGCTCGGAGGCGCGGTCAGTGGATTCTGCGCTACGATGGGTGCCGCGACTGGACTCAGGCAGATTTCGATCGGGAGGTATAGTATGGGGTGGTGGCCGAATAGGATCATTGCGGCGCTGAATACAGTCCAGCAGATCGGGTGGAGTGCTGTGGGGTGTATTACTGGAGGGTTGGCGTTGACTGCTGTGTCTGATGGTGGGGTCTCAATCATTCCAGGAATTATCATCATCGCTTGCTGCAGTCTGGCGACCAGCTTCCTGGGATTGAGGGCGATTTTGGCGTATGAGAAGTATGCGTGGTTGGTGTACTTCACCATCTTCTTGGTGATCTTTGGCGAGACTGGGAG CTCTCCTGCTTCTGTGAAGGGCGCGGATTTGAGTGGCACGGTCTTGTCGCTTCTGGCTATCGTCTATGGATCCTCGGCTTCGTGGGCTACGATTGCGAGCGACTACTACGTTCACTATGCTGTGGATGTCAATCGTACCAAGGTCTTCTTTATGACGACTTTCGGAATCGCGATACCGACTAGCATCGGCATGATGGCCGGCTGCGTC GCCATGAACAACCGCCCAGACTGGAAGGACTCCTACGAGAACCGAGGCCTCGGATTCCTCATCAGGGACATGCTGTACCCGAGCGGCTTCGCCAAGTTCATACTGGTCCTACTGGTCCTTTCTGGCATCAACATGAACGTGCTCAACACCTACAGCGCGGGCCTAAGTTGCCAGCAATTCTCGCGGCCATTCTCCAAGATCCCGCGTTTCATCTGGACTATTCTATGCTTTGGCGTAATCGTAGCATTGGCTCTGGCTGGTAGAAATCACCTTCTCACTTACCTGCAGAACTTCCTCAGTCTGCTCGGATATTGGTGCACGAGCTACGCC CTCTTCAGGAAGGGCAAGTTCGCGAACTACGATCTGGAAGGCTGGAACGACCCAAGTCGACTGCCGCTGGGTATTGCTGGCTTCACTGCGTTCGCACTTGGAGTGATTGCGTGGGCCATGGGCATGGTGCAGACGTGGTATGTTGGACCACTGGGCAGACTGATTGGAAGCTCGGGTGGAGACGTCTCGAATCAGTTCGCGCTTGTGGTGACTGCGTTGAGTTATATTCCGATGCGTTATCTGGAGCTGAAGTACTTTGGTAGGTAG
- a CDS encoding Putative elongation of fatty acids protein 1 encodes MATADWIQYGAPTLDRPFGLQLWPTFAKAFEAVRGYAPEDFRFVPGKTPMATMAETAIGLISYYIIIFGGRELMREQQPLKLNGLFKIHNFYLTAISGVLLVLFLEQLIPTLARNGVFYAVCHYNGGWTQELVVLYYLNYLTKYLELLDTVFLVLKKKPLTFLHTYHHGATALLCYTQLLGHTAVSWVPITLNLTVHVVMYWYYFQSARGIKIWWKKYITMLQIIQFVIDLGFVYFASYTYFSARYFPWLPTYGICAGEEFAAFAGMGILSSYLVLFIGFYISTYKKPVKKGRGRATSALVEMKDEQIPDVKEVRRRLSGNAQTMNGYSTSKENGTPNGRVTRSRKA; translated from the exons ATGGCGACTGCAGACTGGATTCAATACGGCGCGCCGACGCTCGACCGACCATTTGGTCTGCAGCTATGGCCCACCTTCGCCAAAGCATTCGAGGCAGTCCGCGGATATGCACCAGAGGACTTCCGCTTCGTGCCCGGCAAGACGCCCATGGCGACAATGGCTGAGACCGCGATTGGGCTCATTTCATACTACATAATCATCTTTGGCGGAAGGGAATTGATGAGGGAGCAGCAGCCACTCAAGCTCAACGGCCTGTTCAAGATCCACAACTTTTATCTCACGGCCATCAGCGGTGTCCTGCTCGTGCTCTTCCTCGAGCAGCTGATCCCAACCTTGGCAAGGAACGGTGTGTTTTACGCTGTCTGCCACTACAACGGAGGCTGGACTCAAGAGCTGGTCGTGCTGTACTAC CTGAACTACCTGACCAAGTACCTCGAACTCCTAGACACGGTCTTCCTCGTCCTCAAGAAGAAGCCATTGACCTTCCTCCACACCTACCACCACGGCGCCACTGCTCTCCTCTGCTACACCCAGCTGCTCGGCCACACCGCAGTATCATGGGTCCCAATCACCCTCAACCTGACCGTCCACGTCGTCATGTACTGGTACTACTTCCAGTCGGCTCGTGGCATCAAGATCTGGTGGAAGAAATACATCACCATGCTCCAGATCATTCAATTCGTCATTGATCTCGGCTTCGTCTACTTCGCATCATACACCTACTTCAGCGCACGCTACTTCCCGTGGCTCCCAACCTACGGCATCTGCGCCGGAGAAGAGTTCGCCGCATTTGCCGGCATGGGTATCCTCAGCTCCTACCTCGTGTTGTTCATCGGCTTTTACATCTCGACCTACAAGAAGCCAGTCAAGAAGGGTAGAGGCCGCGCGACTTCGGCTCTTGTGGAGATGAAGGACGAGCAGATTCCAGACGTCAAGGAGGTTAGGAGACGCCTAAGTGGTAACGCACAGACAATGAACGGCTACAGCACGAGCAAGGAGAACGGTACTCCAAACGGCCGAGTTACCCGATCGAGGAAGGCTTAG